A window of the Desulforapulum autotrophicum HRM2 genome harbors these coding sequences:
- a CDS encoding rhomboid family intramembrane serine protease has protein sequence MKPSLTDIDPESARVFALVLISQGIEVVIQRGANGFDLKVGDEYQVRALEILELFYVENLGAGGGTKVPAVDHKIWGPVWVVLVLVVVHWAADFYGIKGDMVLCYGSSALYILQGQLYRTITALFLHADLGHLVGNGVGIIVFGVPVCTLAGTLPGLLMILTAGASGNLATALLYRTAHLSIGASTSVMGAAGILTSFQTIQRIRGRRGFHLGLFFPLGAGIALVGMLSGGENTDVVAHLTGFGAGLVLGALAGIIRS, from the coding sequence ATGAAACCCTCCCTCACAGACATAGACCCTGAATCAGCCCGTGTCTTTGCCCTTGTTTTGATCTCCCAGGGGATCGAAGTTGTTATTCAGCGAGGGGCGAACGGTTTTGACCTGAAGGTTGGAGATGAATACCAGGTTCGGGCCCTTGAAATCCTGGAACTTTTTTATGTGGAGAATCTTGGGGCAGGGGGCGGGACAAAAGTACCTGCGGTTGATCATAAAATATGGGGTCCGGTGTGGGTGGTCCTGGTGCTTGTGGTTGTTCACTGGGCTGCTGATTTTTATGGGATTAAAGGCGATATGGTCCTTTGCTATGGGTCTTCAGCCCTCTACATTCTCCAGGGCCAACTTTACAGGACTATCACGGCTCTTTTTCTCCATGCAGACCTTGGGCATCTTGTGGGTAACGGGGTGGGCATCATTGTTTTCGGGGTTCCCGTGTGCACCCTTGCAGGAACCTTGCCCGGTCTTTTGATGATACTGACTGCCGGGGCATCGGGCAATCTTGCAACGGCCCTTCTCTATCGAACAGCCCATCTTTCCATTGGTGCCTCCACCTCGGTGATGGGGGCAGCCGGTATTCTTACTTCGTTCCAGACGATCCAGAGGATTCGGGGAAGAAGAGGGTTTCACCTGGGGCTTTTTTTTCCATTGGGGGCAGGTATTGCCCTGGTGGGCATGCTCAGTGGTGGGGAGAATACCGATGTCGTGGCCCATTTGACAGGATTTGGAGCAGGTCTTGTGCTGGGTGCCCTGGCTGGAATTATCAGATCTTGA
- a CDS encoding fumarylacetoacetate hydrolase family protein, translating to MQIIRFKDPQGYVQTGCDFDGHTAAKLTGDLFDRPIATDTRAEVTQLLAPIDPRAIFCIGLNYKSHAAETGMELPQHPVVFMKNPASVTGPNSDIVIPGCCALEPEVDYEAELAVVIGHTAKNVTPEDALDHVLGYTCANDVSARRWQKHAGGGQWVRGKSFDTFCPLGPALFTKDEIPSPQNLGVTLELNSDTMQQGNTGDMIFSVARIISFLSQSTTLMPGTVILTGTPSGVGFARKPPIFLKPGDVVKTTIGSLGTLVNKVVAEK from the coding sequence ATGCAGATCATCAGATTCAAGGACCCCCAGGGATATGTCCAAACGGGATGCGATTTTGACGGACACACGGCAGCAAAGCTTACCGGCGACCTTTTTGACCGGCCCATTGCCACGGACACAAGGGCTGAAGTGACGCAACTTCTTGCCCCCATAGACCCCAGGGCCATCTTCTGTATCGGCCTGAACTACAAAAGCCATGCCGCCGAAACCGGCATGGAACTACCGCAGCACCCGGTTGTATTCATGAAAAATCCTGCCTCGGTCACAGGCCCCAATTCAGATATCGTTATTCCCGGTTGCTGCGCCCTTGAACCCGAGGTGGACTATGAGGCCGAGCTTGCCGTAGTCATTGGCCACACAGCTAAAAATGTCACCCCGGAAGACGCCCTTGACCATGTATTGGGCTACACCTGTGCAAACGATGTGTCGGCAAGAAGATGGCAAAAGCACGCCGGAGGGGGCCAGTGGGTCAGGGGAAAAAGCTTTGACACCTTCTGCCCCCTGGGCCCGGCTCTTTTTACAAAAGACGAAATTCCCTCGCCCCAGAACCTTGGGGTAACACTGGAACTAAACAGTGACACCATGCAGCAGGGAAACACCGGGGACATGATATTTTCCGTTGCCCGGATTATCTCCTTTCTCTCCCAGTCAACCACACTGATGCCGGGCACCGTCATTCTGACAGGCACCCCCAGCGGCGTGGGTTTTGCCCGTAAGCCACCGATCTTTCTCAAACCCGGTGATGTGGTCAAAACAACCATTGGCTCCCTGGGAACCCTGGTCAACAAGGTCGTGGCAGAAAAATAA
- a CDS encoding DUF2786 domain-containing protein: MNKRTGQINQALERAILEKLYQEWRISVLNLGRRNPSFAPRMERPRIIISDMEQTLGLWDPLLREIRMARHLVRDGRWDSVVEVLHHEMAHQLASTLPGYPNETAHGPLFVECCRMFGANPRASGGYRTLEQRIWGVEGGEDDRIMIKVKKLMALAASKNPHEAALAAAKAGELIARYNIDAIRSNEQRDFESIIITDAVLKRTQPEIIGATILDHHYFVQPVWIPVYVPGKEKMGTALEISGTPSNLKIADYVFAFVLGYAQKSWLDYKAKNPSCRSRSGYMTGVVHGFSQTLDRRREALTRQESPLPGNAPAVVKDLQLDAYVGGRYPGLRTVGVSHGSRSRDAYSSGLSKGRDLVLSKAVTTKGVNSGRCIGP, from the coding sequence TTGAACAAAAGAACCGGGCAGATAAATCAGGCCCTTGAACGTGCCATACTTGAAAAACTTTACCAGGAATGGAGAATATCTGTCCTCAATCTGGGCCGAAGAAATCCGAGCTTTGCCCCCCGGATGGAGCGGCCAAGGATCATTATCAGCGACATGGAACAAACCCTTGGTCTGTGGGACCCCCTTTTAAGGGAGATCCGCATGGCAAGGCACCTTGTACGAGACGGGCGATGGGATTCTGTGGTTGAGGTACTCCATCACGAAATGGCCCATCAACTGGCCTCCACCCTTCCCGGGTATCCCAATGAAACCGCCCACGGCCCCCTGTTTGTTGAATGTTGCAGAATGTTCGGTGCAAACCCACGGGCTTCGGGTGGTTACAGGACACTTGAGCAGCGGATATGGGGAGTAGAAGGGGGGGAAGATGACAGGATCATGATCAAGGTTAAAAAGCTCATGGCCCTTGCCGCATCAAAAAACCCCCATGAGGCGGCCCTTGCTGCGGCAAAGGCCGGAGAACTCATTGCCCGTTACAATATCGATGCGATTCGTTCCAATGAACAAAGGGATTTTGAGAGTATTATCATCACGGATGCAGTCCTTAAACGAACCCAACCTGAAATCATCGGGGCCACCATTCTTGATCATCATTACTTTGTTCAGCCGGTCTGGATCCCCGTTTATGTTCCGGGAAAAGAGAAAATGGGAACAGCCCTTGAAATCAGCGGTACTCCGTCAAACCTGAAAATTGCGGACTATGTGTTCGCCTTTGTGCTGGGATATGCCCAGAAGAGCTGGCTTGACTACAAGGCCAAAAACCCATCGTGTCGGTCACGATCGGGCTACATGACCGGGGTGGTCCATGGGTTCAGTCAAACCCTGGACCGGCGCAGGGAGGCTTTGACACGGCAGGAGTCCCCTTTGCCTGGGAATGCCCCTGCGGTGGTCAAGGATCTTCAGCTTGATGCCTATGTGGGCGGAAGATACCCTGGTTTAAGGACCGTGGGCGTCTCCCATGGCAGCAGGAGCCGGGACGCCTACAGCTCCGGTCTTTCAAAGGGGCGTGATCTTGTTCTCTCCAAGGCCGTCACCACAAAGGGTGTCAATTCAGGCCGGTGCATCGGGCCATGA
- a CDS encoding MFS transporter, giving the protein MKAALSPFVALYGATFVLMVGMGLLGSFLGVRLSIEGVSVATIGRVMTAYYVGLLVGAFFSTRLIQRVGHIRSFSAFAAVTTGVVLLHALYVSPFTWALLRFLTGISAIGLYTVIESWLCECSPQNVRGRVFAIYMVVSYLGQGVGQQLLNVGAPEAQTLFILSALFISLCIVPVATTRSIHPNPSEPAPFRFKAIFMKSPVGVLGCLVAGLISSAFYSMGPVFCQQFDMSLFELSWFMTAAILGGLLLQWPIGAISDRFDRSLVLLVLGVVVCLVTPGVMVAANTRIEYLIGTMVVYGGLIFSIYPVSVARAQDLFEPGEIVSVSTALLFAYGVGATLGPLVSSMVMEASPYGLFFFFMSVSAVYALIVFGLRRGERIEIVSAEDQGDFVFMHKTSVVALHQDLPEDELF; this is encoded by the coding sequence ATGAAAGCTGCTTTGTCTCCCTTTGTTGCCCTTTATGGGGCAACCTTTGTACTCATGGTCGGCATGGGACTTCTTGGTTCTTTTCTTGGTGTGCGACTTAGCATCGAGGGGGTTTCGGTTGCAACCATTGGCAGGGTGATGACTGCCTACTATGTGGGATTGCTTGTGGGGGCTTTTTTCAGCACCCGTCTTATCCAGCGGGTGGGGCACATTCGTTCTTTTTCTGCCTTTGCTGCAGTGACAACCGGTGTGGTCTTGCTCCATGCCCTTTATGTCTCACCGTTCACTTGGGCGTTGCTGCGGTTTCTCACCGGTATATCAGCCATTGGGCTTTATACGGTTATCGAAAGCTGGCTGTGTGAATGTTCGCCCCAGAATGTGAGGGGGCGGGTGTTTGCCATTTATATGGTTGTCTCCTACCTGGGCCAGGGGGTCGGGCAGCAGCTTCTCAATGTGGGGGCTCCCGAAGCTCAGACCCTGTTCATTCTGTCAGCCCTGTTTATTTCCCTGTGCATCGTTCCCGTGGCCACCACCCGTTCCATTCACCCCAATCCCTCGGAACCTGCTCCCTTCAGGTTTAAGGCTATTTTTATGAAATCCCCAGTGGGCGTTCTTGGTTGCCTTGTTGCAGGCTTGATCAGCAGTGCCTTCTATTCCATGGGGCCGGTTTTCTGCCAGCAGTTTGACATGTCCCTGTTTGAACTTTCCTGGTTCATGACAGCGGCGATTCTTGGAGGACTGCTTCTCCAATGGCCCATTGGCGCCATTTCAGACCGGTTTGATCGATCTCTTGTGCTGTTGGTTCTGGGAGTTGTTGTCTGCCTTGTTACCCCTGGTGTCATGGTCGCTGCAAACACCCGTATCGAATATCTGATTGGTACCATGGTGGTCTACGGGGGGCTTATTTTTTCCATCTATCCCGTGTCAGTGGCAAGGGCCCAGGATCTGTTCGAACCCGGGGAGATTGTTTCCGTCAGCACAGCCCTGCTCTTTGCCTATGGGGTGGGGGCCACCCTGGGGCCCCTGGTTTCGTCCATGGTCATGGAAGCAAGCCCCTATGGATTGTTTTTCTTTTTTATGAGCGTTTCAGCCGTGTATGCCTTGATTGTCTTTGGGTTGAGAAGAGGCGAGCGTATTGAAATTGTCTCCGCAGAAGATCAGGGTGATTTTGTTTTTATGCACAAGACATCTGTAGTGGCTCTTCACCAGGATCTTCCGGAAGATGAACTGTTCTGA
- a CDS encoding methyl-accepting chemotaxis protein, whose product MNGVAFTSEQASMNLSAVVNAADQIKHTLGKVAQSCDRARRVSDDAATTVQSASDRVEKMGTSARDINQVTELITNIASQTNLLALNATIEAARAGEAGKGFAVVAGEIKALATQTSDATLKIKEKIKEMQASTDRTVGDVKQITTVISQVTEIVATIAAAVEEQSICAAEVAENIDKASTGIHGTNENLSHSSQVSTRICEDLSTVNSLSKKMTASGDQMKESAQNLALISTRLRDMIGVFKVSADD is encoded by the coding sequence ATGAACGGAGTGGCATTCACAAGTGAACAGGCTTCCATGAACCTCAGCGCGGTTGTTAACGCGGCCGACCAGATAAAACACACCCTTGGCAAGGTGGCACAGAGTTGTGACCGGGCAAGGCGTGTTTCCGACGATGCGGCAACAACGGTGCAAAGCGCATCTGACCGGGTGGAAAAAATGGGCACATCGGCAAGGGATATCAATCAGGTAACCGAACTGATCACAAATATTGCGTCCCAGACAAACCTTCTGGCCCTGAACGCCACCATCGAGGCGGCAAGGGCCGGAGAAGCAGGCAAAGGGTTTGCCGTGGTGGCAGGCGAAATAAAGGCCCTTGCCACACAGACCTCGGATGCGACCTTGAAAATCAAGGAAAAAATAAAAGAGATGCAGGCATCCACAGACAGAACCGTGGGGGATGTAAAACAGATCACCACCGTTATTTCCCAGGTGACTGAAATTGTTGCAACCATTGCCGCTGCTGTGGAAGAACAGTCTATTTGCGCGGCAGAGGTGGCCGAAAATATTGACAAGGCATCAACGGGGATCCATGGCACAAATGAGAATTTATCCCATAGTTCCCAGGTTTCCACCCGGATTTGCGAGGATCTTTCCACGGTCAACAGCCTGTCAAAAAAAATGACAGCAAGCGGCGACCAAATGAAAGAAAGCGCCCAGAACCTTGCCCTTATCTCAACCAGACTCAGGGATATGATCGGCGTATTCAAGGTCAGTGCCGATGATTAG
- a CDS encoding RNA methyltransferase encodes MIRKKDQILTFPFTQKKFMALTPQGRHGWIVRWLSGVYQEILTNRVTPRGLEFFAGEYARITGWSETWPGKIPNKIPHEYDARPWLEFISNAIHIGRTARGISPKDPDLLPPATTRGDHKDRTGDRHDRPLLDFHIALDGLRSLFNVGSIFRSCDAAGFSSLILGNTPGRENAAVRKTAMGTADWMPHTQTVDLAQTLVDMKAQGYTITAVETAEQSKPYHDNDWHHRGVLVVGNEEYGISSHVLAVCDQVVHIPMFGRKNSLNVANAAAILMFHITTCLHAGHPDPGQHP; translated from the coding sequence ATGATTAGGAAAAAAGATCAGATACTGACCTTTCCCTTTACCCAAAAAAAGTTCATGGCCCTTACCCCCCAGGGTCGCCATGGCTGGATCGTCCGATGGCTGTCAGGGGTTTACCAGGAGATCCTGACCAACCGGGTCACACCCCGGGGACTTGAATTTTTTGCCGGAGAATATGCACGAATAACCGGCTGGTCTGAAACCTGGCCCGGCAAAATCCCCAACAAGATCCCCCATGAATACGATGCCAGACCCTGGCTGGAATTTATCTCCAACGCCATTCACATTGGGCGAACTGCACGGGGTATCTCTCCAAAGGACCCGGATCTGCTGCCCCCAGCAACAACCAGAGGCGATCACAAAGACCGGACAGGGGACAGACACGACAGACCCCTGCTTGATTTTCACATTGCCCTTGACGGCCTCAGAAGCCTGTTCAACGTAGGCTCCATCTTCAGGAGCTGCGATGCAGCAGGATTCTCTTCACTCATCCTTGGCAACACCCCGGGCAGGGAAAATGCTGCGGTGAGAAAAACCGCCATGGGAACCGCAGACTGGATGCCCCACACCCAGACCGTGGATCTTGCCCAGACCCTTGTTGACATGAAAGCCCAGGGCTACACCATCACGGCCGTTGAAACAGCTGAACAATCAAAGCCCTATCACGACAACGACTGGCACCACCGGGGGGTCCTGGTCGTGGGAAATGAAGAGTACGGAATTTCTTCCCATGTCCTGGCCGTGTGTGACCAGGTGGTCCACATACCCATGTTTGGAAGAAAAAACTCCCTCAACGTTGCCAATGCCGCCGCCATTTTGATGTTTCACATTACCACCTGCCTGCACGCCGGCCACCCTGATCCAGGACAACATCCTTAA
- a CDS encoding ABC transporter substrate-binding protein, which translates to MKPLITAVITFAMTVCLAALPANADKNILVGISKIVAHPALDALEQGVREGIQETFPQARFDLQNANGELATAASIAQKFKSQNVDIAVGIATPTAQALVGIIRTKPVIFCAVTDPVSAGLVASTTKGEKNVTGTSDMTPVREQIALLNRIKPLKTLGHIYCSSEANAVALAAIARQVAADMGIGFVETTVTNSAEVMQAVQTIASRVDGIYLSNDNTIFSALSAVTRVAMKYKIPVMSADPSSAETNDVLAAWGFDYYKMGKVTGRIAARVLKGEDPVTIPTVFMTDPSDVDLLLNMDVAEKLGLTFPADVVVKANTIIEHGKIIKK; encoded by the coding sequence ATGAAACCCCTCATCACAGCGGTCATAACTTTCGCCATGACAGTCTGTCTTGCTGCTTTACCGGCAAATGCCGACAAAAATATCCTTGTGGGCATATCAAAGATCGTGGCCCACCCGGCACTTGATGCCCTTGAGCAAGGGGTCCGGGAAGGCATCCAGGAAACGTTTCCCCAGGCCCGTTTTGACCTTCAGAACGCCAATGGAGAGCTTGCAACGGCTGCCTCCATTGCCCAGAAATTTAAATCCCAGAATGTGGACATTGCCGTTGGGATTGCAACACCAACGGCCCAGGCCCTGGTGGGAATTATCAGGACAAAACCCGTGATTTTCTGCGCCGTGACAGACCCCGTTAGTGCAGGACTTGTGGCCTCGACCACCAAAGGTGAAAAAAACGTGACCGGCACCTCGGACATGACGCCGGTAAGGGAACAAATTGCCCTATTGAACCGGATCAAGCCCCTGAAGACCCTTGGCCACATCTACTGCAGCAGCGAGGCCAATGCCGTGGCCCTTGCCGCCATTGCCCGGCAGGTGGCAGCGGATATGGGTATCGGGTTTGTGGAAACCACGGTGACCAACTCTGCCGAAGTGATGCAGGCAGTCCAGACCATTGCGTCCCGGGTGGACGGGATCTATCTGAGCAACGACAACACTATATTCTCTGCCCTTTCCGCTGTAACCCGGGTGGCAATGAAATACAAAATCCCCGTAATGTCAGCCGACCCGAGTTCTGCTGAGACCAACGATGTCCTTGCTGCCTGGGGATTTGATTACTATAAGATGGGCAAGGTGACCGGAAGAATTGCGGCAAGGGTGCTCAAGGGTGAAGACCCTGTGACCATCCCCACCGTTTTCATGACCGATCCCAGCGACGTGGACCTTCTCCTGAACATGGATGTGGCCGAGAAATTAGGACTTACCTTTCCGGCAGATGTGGTCGTAAAAGCCAATACCATCATCGAGCACGGCAAAATCATAAAAAAGTAG
- a CDS encoding ABC transporter permease — MIEGIFVEGLIYSIMALGVFFTFRILDFPDLTVDGSFPMGAVIMAACLHQGITPLAGLVTAFAGGVMAGMVTAEIHNRLKVPHLLAGILTMTMLYSINIRILSNRANLPLLRVDTLLTRVHGWTEGIITPEWSSLIFFILVVLIIKKGLDLFFLTDMGLVFGALGNNEQMVRTQGINPGILKLIGVGLSNGLVALSGAFAAQYQGFADVNLGQGIVVSGLASVMLGEFLLRSNRISTLTLRVVLGSILFKAIMYLGRYYGYYINMTPNDLKLIAGILIIISLAAANIRNAREQGRS, encoded by the coding sequence ATGATAGAAGGCATATTTGTAGAGGGACTGATCTACTCGATCATGGCCCTTGGGGTCTTTTTTACCTTTCGGATCCTTGACTTTCCAGATCTTACCGTGGACGGTTCATTCCCCATGGGCGCAGTCATCATGGCGGCCTGCCTCCACCAGGGTATAACCCCCCTGGCAGGACTGGTCACCGCCTTTGCAGGGGGGGTCATGGCCGGAATGGTCACGGCCGAAATCCACAACCGGCTCAAGGTTCCCCATCTTCTGGCCGGCATCCTCACCATGACCATGCTCTATTCGATCAATATCCGGATACTCTCAAACCGGGCCAACCTCCCCCTGCTGCGGGTGGATACTCTGCTGACCCGTGTCCATGGATGGACAGAAGGCATTATCACCCCGGAATGGTCCTCACTGATTTTTTTTATCCTTGTGGTTTTAATCATCAAAAAGGGGCTGGACCTGTTTTTCCTCACGGACATGGGCCTTGTGTTCGGTGCCCTTGGCAACAACGAACAGATGGTCAGAACCCAGGGGATCAATCCCGGAATATTAAAACTGATCGGTGTGGGGCTGTCAAACGGGCTTGTGGCGCTGTCGGGTGCCTTTGCTGCACAGTACCAGGGGTTTGCCGACGTCAACCTGGGCCAGGGGATCGTGGTGTCCGGCCTTGCGTCGGTGATGCTCGGCGAATTTCTGCTGCGGTCAAACCGCATCTCGACACTCACCCTGCGGGTGGTTCTGGGTTCCATTCTCTTTAAGGCCATCATGTACCTGGGCCGCTATTACGGTTACTACATCAACATGACACCCAACGATCTCAAGCTCATTGCAGGCATTCTCATCATCATCTCCCTTGCCGCCGCCAACATCAGAAACGCAAGGGAGCAGGGCAGATCATGA
- a CDS encoding ABC transporter ATP-binding protein, translated as MITLENIKKDFNPGTINEKTVINNLNFKAQKGDFITIVGSNGAGKTTLFNLISGAIFPTRGRILIRDREVTHEPEYKRAKNIGRIFQDPLAGTASNMTLEDNMMITARKGFKWPKISLTRKVSKEFEDRVKVLGMGLEHRLKENVNTLSGGQRQALTLLMTVSSNPDILLLDEHTAALDPGNAALIMELTRQFVREKELTTLMVTHNMNHAIEFGNRLIMMDQGEIIIDVNSEAKRLLTKQRLIEMFGEIKKREFENDEVLLTS; from the coding sequence ATGATAACCCTTGAAAACATCAAAAAAGATTTTAACCCCGGCACGATCAATGAAAAAACCGTGATCAATAACCTCAATTTTAAGGCCCAAAAAGGCGATTTTATAACAATTGTAGGCAGCAACGGCGCCGGAAAAACCACCCTTTTCAACCTTATTTCAGGTGCCATCTTCCCCACCCGGGGCAGAATTTTGATCCGGGACAGGGAGGTCACACACGAGCCGGAATACAAAAGAGCAAAAAACATTGGCAGAATCTTCCAGGACCCCCTTGCCGGAACCGCCTCAAACATGACCCTGGAGGACAACATGATGATCACGGCCCGCAAGGGATTTAAGTGGCCAAAGATCAGCCTGACCCGGAAGGTGAGCAAGGAATTTGAGGACCGGGTCAAGGTGCTGGGCATGGGACTTGAACATCGGCTCAAGGAGAACGTCAACACCCTGTCGGGCGGCCAGCGCCAGGCATTGACCCTGCTCATGACCGTCAGTTCCAATCCGGACATTCTGCTTCTTGATGAGCACACCGCAGCCCTGGACCCGGGCAATGCCGCGCTGATAATGGAACTGACACGACAATTTGTCAGAGAAAAGGAACTCACCACCCTCATGGTGACCCATAACATGAACCATGCCATTGAATTCGGCAACCGCCTGATCATGATGGACCAGGGAGAAATAATAATTGATGTAAACAGCGAGGCCAAACGGCTTTTAACCAAACAGCGCCTGATAGAAATGTTTGGCGAAATCAAAAAACGAGAATTTGAAAACGATGAAGTTCTCCTTACGTCTTAA
- the typA gene encoding translational GTPase TypA yields the protein MKNKSENKNIRNIAIIAHVDHGKTTLVDAMFKQSGTFRLGKEVDDRIMDSMDLERERGITISAKNCSVVWKKIKINILDTPGHADFSAEVERALSMVNGAILLVDASEGPLPQTRFVLKKALAAGLRIIVVINKIDRPDARVEEVLDEIYDLFIDLDATDDQIDFPVLYAIGKNGVAKKEMKDESQDLKPLFDTILNKIPAPKFDPDEPFQMLVSDLGHSDYTGRLAIGKIANGQVSSKDELVVIGKKGIPEKIKVSSLQAYEGASLSVAEHVQPGDIAVVSGTDSFEIGDTICTKEFPKALPRIAVDEPTISMMFTISNSPFSGLEGKLVQSSRIRERLEKESLANVAISVENTVERDRFIVKGRGEFQMAILVETMRREGFELCVGRPEVIFKTGENGEKLEPVERLYVDCEEAFTGIVTEKLSIRKARMVNLVNKRGRANIEFSTPSRSLIGYRDEFLTDTKGTGIMNSIFSGYEPFRGDFPTRRTGSLVSDRQGKAVPYALYNLEPRGRLMITPGTPVYEGMIIGEHSKDRDLDVNPCKEKKLTNMRASGKDDATTCSPIKPLTLEQALNFINSDELVEVTPKTVRVRKRILSKQKR from the coding sequence ATGAAAAACAAGTCAGAAAATAAAAACATACGAAACATAGCCATCATCGCCCATGTTGACCATGGCAAGACCACCCTTGTGGACGCCATGTTCAAACAGAGTGGCACCTTCCGCCTGGGAAAAGAGGTAGATGACAGAATCATGGACTCCATGGACCTTGAGCGGGAAAGGGGGATCACCATATCTGCCAAAAACTGCTCGGTGGTCTGGAAAAAGATCAAGATCAACATCCTTGATACCCCTGGCCATGCCGATTTCAGTGCTGAAGTTGAACGGGCATTGTCCATGGTCAACGGCGCCATCCTGCTTGTGGACGCCTCTGAGGGCCCCCTTCCCCAGACCCGGTTCGTGCTGAAAAAAGCCCTGGCAGCCGGGTTGAGAATCATTGTGGTCATAAATAAAATCGACCGGCCTGATGCCCGGGTGGAAGAGGTGCTGGACGAAATCTACGACCTGTTCATCGATCTTGATGCAACTGACGATCAGATTGATTTTCCCGTTCTCTACGCCATCGGGAAAAACGGGGTTGCCAAAAAGGAAATGAAAGACGAATCCCAGGATCTTAAACCCTTGTTCGATACCATCCTCAACAAAATTCCAGCCCCGAAATTTGACCCGGACGAACCCTTTCAGATGCTGGTCTCCGACTTAGGCCACTCGGACTATACGGGCCGGCTGGCCATTGGAAAAATAGCCAATGGTCAGGTAAGCTCCAAGGACGAACTTGTGGTAATTGGAAAAAAGGGTATCCCTGAAAAAATAAAAGTCTCCAGTCTCCAGGCATACGAAGGGGCCTCCCTGAGCGTGGCCGAGCATGTTCAGCCCGGCGACATTGCCGTGGTGTCGGGAACGGACAGCTTTGAGATCGGGGATACCATCTGCACCAAGGAGTTCCCCAAGGCCCTTCCAAGAATTGCCGTTGACGAGCCCACCATCTCCATGATGTTCACCATCTCAAACTCACCGTTTTCCGGCCTGGAGGGCAAGCTTGTCCAGTCGAGCAGAATCAGGGAGCGCCTGGAAAAAGAGTCCCTGGCCAATGTTGCCATCAGCGTTGAGAACACCGTTGAAAGAGACCGGTTCATTGTCAAGGGCCGGGGTGAATTCCAGATGGCTATCCTGGTTGAGACCATGCGCCGGGAAGGATTTGAGTTGTGCGTGGGCCGGCCTGAGGTGATTTTCAAAACCGGTGAAAACGGCGAAAAGCTCGAACCGGTAGAACGCCTGTACGTGGACTGCGAAGAGGCATTCACGGGAATCGTCACGGAAAAGCTCTCCATCAGAAAGGCCAGGATGGTCAACCTTGTGAACAAGCGGGGTCGGGCCAACATCGAATTTTCCACGCCGTCACGATCCCTCATTGGTTACCGGGACGAATTCCTCACAGATACCAAGGGTACGGGCATCATGAACTCGATCTTTTCCGGGTACGAGCCCTTTCGGGGGGATTTTCCCACCCGCAGAACCGGTTCCCTTGTGAGCGACCGCCAGGGCAAGGCCGTTCCCTATGCCCTCTACAACCTGGAGCCCAGGGGCAGGCTCATGATCACGCCGGGAACTCCGGTCTACGAGGGAATGATAATCGGCGAGCACAGCAAGGACCGGGATCTTGACGTCAACCCCTGCAAGGAAAAGAAACTCACCAACATGCGGGCCTCGGGCAAGGATGACGCTACCACCTGTTCACCCATCAAGCCTTTGACACTGGAGCAGGCCCTGAACTTTATCAACTCGGACGAACTTGTGGAGGTAACCCCCAAAACCGTCAGGGTAAGAAAAAGAATCCTTTCCAAACAGAAACGATAA